A region of the Candidatus Kryptonium sp. genome:
TATATTTTAACTGCTATGGCTCACAATGTTTATGTCAAAAACAGCGAAAGGTTTGCTGAAATTTTAAGCATTGAAGCAAAAAGAACACTTGATATAAAGGTCAATGGGGTTAATCAGGCTGGGTTTTATGTTCTTGTTGGTGCTTCAATGCCAAGTGTTTTAGTTGAGATGGCTTATTTATCAAACCCAGAGGAAGAAAAATATCTCCGAAGCGAAACGAATCAGTGGAAAATTGCGAGAACTATTTTCAATGCTGTTAAAAAATTCAAGGAAGAATATGAATCTTCAATTACAGATTAAATTTTTGGCGTTTCTTATAGCTTTATCATTCTCAAGTTTTGAGACATTCGCTGGTGTAAAGGAGGCTCTTAAATTCGCTCGTGAAGGGATTGACAAAGCTGTTGAGGTTGCCCCGAAGGTCAAGAAAAGAAAATCCTTTGATAGCAGAAGTTATTATCCTGAAGAGCCTAAAATTTTATACAAAGTTTCAATGAAAAGAGATACAACTGGCGAGATTATAGTAAAGTCAACAGGCTTCTCTGAAATTGATGAAGCAACTCTTGAGATAAGACTCTCAAAAATTGAAACGCTTGAAATACTTGAGAAAGCAATTCTTACAGCATGGGATATGGTGAACAGAAAAAATTTTGTGAAATCCGATAAGAAAACAGACAGGATTGAGATGAAAATTCAAAATTACAATGTGAAAATAAATGTAAAGTTTGAGGGTTCGGAACAAGCAGACATCAAAATTGCAAAAATAAAAATCGTGGTTGAAAACCCAGATGAGGAATTTGAAAAAGGCACAATTCAGGCAATAAGGAGATATAGAGTTTCAGATGGTAGCTTCATTTAAAAACAAAAAAATAATAAAAAATGAACACTGTTGGAGTCGTTGGAGCAGGAAGAATGGGGAGCGGGATCGCCCAAGTAATGGCGCAAGCTGGCTATGATGTGATACTTTTTGATATATCAAATGAAACTTTGCAAAACGCGCTTGAGAGAATTAAAAGTCATCTTCAAAAAGCAATTGAAGTCGGAACTATTAAGAAAGAACAATTTCATAGCATTTTAACTAAAATTCATCCTACGACTAAGTTAAAACATTTTATAAGTGCAGATATAGTCTTTGAGGCAGTGATTGAAGATATTGATGTCAAGCGGAAAATTTTTCAAGAACTGGATGATAGATGTCCGCCATCAACTATACTTGCAACAAATACTTCTTCAATGTCTGTTACTAAAATCGCCTCTGCAACTGAGAATCCATACAGAGTTATAGGTACTCATTTTTTCAATCCTCCATATGTTTTAAAACTTGTAGAGGTTGTAAAAGCTCAACATACTTCACATGAAGTAGTTGAAAAGACAGTCGCTTTCTTAAAGGAAATCGGACATTCACCAATAATTGTGAAAGATTCGCCCGGTTTCATAGTTAACAGAATATCAAGACCCCTTTATCTTGAGCCGTTGCGCGCTTACGAAATTGGATTTGCTGGAATAGAAGAGATTGATCAAGCGTTTAAACTTTTCGGTCTTGAACTCGGACCATTTGAAATAATTGATTATGTTGGACTTGATGTGAATTATGTCGTTTCAAAATCAATATACGAACGATTTAACTATGAGGAAAGGTTTAAGCCAGTTGCTTTCCTTGCGCGTCTTGTTGAGGCAGGTTTGCTCGGGCGAAAAACAAATGCTGGTTTTTATTACTATGTTGGAAAAGAAAGGAAGATTCAGGAGTTCTTAAAGCGTGAAAAAATTAGTTATAAATTCAGTAAAAAGTTTCTAAACCTCGCTGATACGATATGTAAAAAAATTTTGAGCCAAAAAGATGAATTGAATTTATCTCAAAAAGTTGTGCTTGCCTTGACGATCTCAATGATCGTGAATGAAGGATATTATTCTTTGATGGAAGATCTTGCAAGCGTTCAAGATATAAATCTTGCCTTTCGGCTTGTTAGATTTCCAGCTGGTCCGTTTGAGCTCGCAGAGCAGATCGGTTTGAAAAACATTGTTAATTTTTTGAATCTCGCCCGTGAAGAATTTATGTCGGAAAGATATAAACCAGCTTTGCTACTTGCTAAAGTTTAAATAAATAAATTTGCCCAGTATGTTAACCGCATTTCTAATTGACATTGGCAAGATAGAGATAAAACAGGTTGAGATTCCAAAACCAGCGGATGGTGAAATAGTAATACAAGTAAAATCAGCTCTTACTTGTGGAACTGATTTGAAAATGTATCTTCGTGGATATCCGAAATTTAATTTCCCAATGCTCTTCGGGCATGAATGTTCTGGAATTGTTTATAGAGTTGGTTCGGGAGTGAAAAATTTTAAAGAAGGTGACGAGGTGATGTTTGCAAATTCGGCTTCCTGTGGCGAATGTTATTATTGTAAACGAGGAGATGAAAACCTGTGCATTAGTTTAGTCAACAACATCTTTCTCGGTGCATATTCAGAATTTGCCAAAGTTCCAGCAAAGATAGTTCAGAAAAATATGTTTATTAAGCCTAAGGAACTCTCATACACTCAATCAGCTTTTCTGGAACCAATTTCCTGTATTATGAACGGAATAAGAAATTTAAATTTGTTTGAAAAAGATACAATTTTGATAATCGGTGATGGGGCGATCGGATTGATGTTTACGCTTGCGATAAAAAAATTTTTCAATGTAAACTTGATCGTTGCGGGTAAACATCCGGAACGATTAGAGATTGCGAAAAGATTCGGCGCAGATGAAATTATAAATTCATCTGAAATTGATTTGACACAAAGATTGAATGAAATTACAAACGGTATTGGTGCAAATTCCGTCATTGAATGCACCGGAAAACCTGAGGTTTGGGAAAAAAGCCTTGACCTTGTCGCAAAAGGAGGTCAAATAATTTTATTTGGAGGTTGTCCATCTGGAACAAAAGTAAAATTTGATGCAACGAGAATTCACTATGATCAGATCACAATAAAAGGAATCTTTCACTTCACATCAAAAGATGTTAAAAAGGCCTATGAATTTCTATATGACAATTCAAACGAACTTCTTCAACTTGTTAGCGGTAGGTATAAGTTAACTGAAATTAATGAAGTATTTAATAAACTTGTAAACCGCAATGGTATCAAATATGAAATTGTGCCTTAAGATTTTTATTCGCCTTTAACAAAAGATATGTTACGCCGATATTTAGAATGATCAACGAAAAAGTATATAAAAAGTCTTCCACAGGTATCCTTAAAAACCTATATCCAAGTATCTGACCATCATTATACCAGACAATAGGTTCGGGGGTATATGAGCCTGTGAGAGTTCCATTGACGATCACGAATGGAACAAGAATAATAAAATACGAGATTATAAACTTTCGCATAAATTTAGCAAAATCTGAACGAAATAATATAAATGTTATAAATGTGCTTGCTAAAGTAAAGATTCCAATTACTTTTGTGTAGATCCCAGATTGAATTGAAAAAACAAGTGAGATTAGTAATATCAATCCAAGCGGGAGTAAATATAGATCTGATTGTATATCCTTTTTAAATCTTTCCCAAATAACAAAGTGGGTGAAAATACAAGCAAACGGTATGCATATAAAGAAAAGATATTCTTCAATCGGCAAGTTAAAAATTTTATATCCCAAGATATATTTCTCGTTAAAGCCCCATATCCCAAGTTTCACAAATATGTGATCCCAAATTATGAACGGCATCATCACAATTAAATTACTAAATAACATAAATGGAAAAATCTTGTATAAGTTAATTTTGGGGTGAAAGCCAGCTATAAGTGGAATTATAACCGATAATAAATCAACTAATAGATACGCCGTTTTCATATTTTGTTTTTTCTATCTTTAAATGCCGATTTGTAGTATTTAATTGGAAATAAATATACAAAGCCAAAACATTCAGCGTTATCTTTTTCAAGATTTTTATGATGCTGTTTGTGTGCCCTGACTACCGCTAAAAAATATGGATTTTTTACCTTTTTGAAAAGTTTTATTCTTTGATGCGATAAAACATCATGCATTAAGAAATACAATACTCCATAAGCAGTCATTCCAATTCCGATCCCTAAAGTTATCTGATTTTTGCCGATCACGCCAGAATATATAAAAGCTATGCTAACCAAAGCGAAGAATAAGACGAAAAGATCGTTTTTCTCAAGTCCCTTTTTAGGATACTTTTGATGATGGTCTTTGTGTAGAATCCATAAAAAACCGTGCATCACATATTTGTGTATCATCCAAACTATAGGCTCCATCAAGATAAGCGTTACCAATGATGTTATAAATGTTTGCGTCATGATCTCTTTAGTTGAATTTATTTTTGATGAATTCAGAAAGATAACTTTTGAATTTCGTTATTGATTTATTCACATCAAAAAGATCTGACATTTCTGTTAGCAATCCGCTTCGTCTTACGGCTATCCACTTTTCAAGTATATCTATAATGGATTTATCGTTTCTGTAGATCTCACCAAGACCAAATTTTTGAATTTGATATGAAAACCAGTATTGCTCAATATGGCTTGGGATCATTATTGACGGAACTCCACTTCTTAAAAAAGAATAAACAGTTCCGTTGCCACCGTGGCATATGACAACATCTATTGCGTTGGATATTTTACTTATGTTTACATATCTAAATTTTTGTGCTTGATCTATATTTAGGCGACAGGCTAAATCGCCAAGTAAAATAACATTAAATTTTTCACTTAGATTTAGCTTTTCAATGAATAAAAATTTTTTCAAATCACCGCTACTTCCGAGTGTTATAGCAATGTTTGGTTTGCTATCACTAAATGTGGGGAGATTGTCATTGTCTTGAACATTGAGGTCATAATAAACAGGACCGATAATTTTGACTTTGTGATTTTCTTCTATTGGGAAAATTTCCTTTGGGTCTAGTAGAAAGACCGTTTCTCCTTCATACTCTTCAAAAAGATGATCTTTGGTTGTTAGTTTAAGCTCTTTTCTTACGATATTAAAAGGTGAGTGGAATTTCTTCAAAAAGATGTTTTCCCCTGTTGAAAGTATGTAATTTCTTTTTTCTTCTGGAATTAGCTTAAATAGTATTTTGAGAAATACTTTAAGGGCGAAATTTAAATAAGATAAATCCGTGTGTCTTTCGTTATAGTACCGTGTCATATATGTGTTGACAAGCGATATATGTGGTATATTAAGATATTCACAAGCCAACGAAGCGAAGATATTTGAGTCGGAAACCACTATGTCTGGTTTGATTTTTTCCAAATTTTTTATCAATCTGGAAAAATTAAGTTTTATGTTTTCTTCGTCTATCCATGAGAAGTCAAATTGTTTGATCCTTTTCAGCAGATCTTCTTCATCATTTGAGTTAAGGTGATATGTAAAACCATGATTTTCAACAAATTTGGCATAATTTGGACTTACCAAAAAAACTATTTCTAATTCATTCCCCAGGGATTTTGCCAATGTTGTGCATCTTCCAACATGAGATAGCAGGTTAAATGGTATGAAGAGTAATCGTCTCACATCTTAAAAATTTTATTTTTAACGATAGCCATCAAAGCAATAGCAAGTTTTTTTAGATTTGAAATTCTTATTCTTTTCGTTTTAAATACTTCAATTGGCGTCTTTTTAATTTTGTTCAACAAAGATTTATAATAAAGATACGCAACGAAGACGCCTAATTTAGCACTTGATGGCAATCTTTTGATACCTTTTAGTGAAAAGTCTAATTCGTTTTTAATATCGTCTATTATCATTTGCATCTGGCTTTGCGAGATATTTTTTAGATCTAATCCGTTGAAATATCGCCTATTGAGGACAATGTTATCGTATCTTAAATCTCGCAGAAAATTCACCTTCTGAAAAGCTGATCCAAGTTTGATTGCATAATCTTTGAGTTCCTCGTACAGTTTTTTATGTCCGTTTGTAAAAACAGCCAAGCACATGAGCCCAACTACTTCTGCCGATCCGTAAATATATTGCTTTAGTTCCTTATCGTTATATTCATTCATGTAAATATCCATTTCCATGCTCTTGAAAAATGCTTCTATGAGATCTTGGTTTATTTTATACTTATTCACTGTCGCTTGAAAACTATGCAGTATTGGATTCAGGCTGAATCCATCTGAGATCGCTTGGTATGTTTGCTTTTTAAATTCGTTTAGAAGTTTAACTTTATCTTTATCATGAAAAGTATCAACGATTTCATCAGCCAATCTTACGAATCCATAAATTGCGTATATATCTTGCCTTATCTTTTTATTTAGCAAATATATCCCTATTGAGAATGAAGTACTATACAAATTAGTAATTGTCTTACTACAATTGTTGCAAAATCTATCGTAAATTTCACGATAGTTCATATTTGACCTTTATTTTTTATTATGAAATCAGAAACAATGGTTCCAGAAATTATGGCTGGTGGGAC
Encoded here:
- a CDS encoding 3-hydroxyacyl-CoA dehydrogenase, with amino-acid sequence MNTVGVVGAGRMGSGIAQVMAQAGYDVILFDISNETLQNALERIKSHLQKAIEVGTIKKEQFHSILTKIHPTTKLKHFISADIVFEAVIEDIDVKRKIFQELDDRCPPSTILATNTSSMSVTKIASATENPYRVIGTHFFNPPYVLKLVEVVKAQHTSHEVVEKTVAFLKEIGHSPIIVKDSPGFIVNRISRPLYLEPLRAYEIGFAGIEEIDQAFKLFGLELGPFEIIDYVGLDVNYVVSKSIYERFNYEERFKPVAFLARLVEAGLLGRKTNAGFYYYVGKERKIQEFLKREKISYKFSKKFLNLADTICKKILSQKDELNLSQKVVLALTISMIVNEGYYSLMEDLASVQDINLAFRLVRFPAGPFELAEQIGLKNIVNFLNLAREEFMSERYKPALLLAKV
- a CDS encoding zinc-binding dehydrogenase — protein: MLTAFLIDIGKIEIKQVEIPKPADGEIVIQVKSALTCGTDLKMYLRGYPKFNFPMLFGHECSGIVYRVGSGVKNFKEGDEVMFANSASCGECYYCKRGDENLCISLVNNIFLGAYSEFAKVPAKIVQKNMFIKPKELSYTQSAFLEPISCIMNGIRNLNLFEKDTILIIGDGAIGLMFTLAIKKFFNVNLIVAGKHPERLEIAKRFGADEIINSSEIDLTQRLNEITNGIGANSVIECTGKPEVWEKSLDLVAKGGQIILFGGCPSGTKVKFDATRIHYDQITIKGIFHFTSKDVKKAYEFLYDNSNELLQLVSGRYKLTEINEVFNKLVNRNGIKYEIVP
- a CDS encoding lycopene cyclase domain-containing protein, with product MKTAYLLVDLLSVIIPLIAGFHPKINLYKIFPFMLFSNLIVMMPFIIWDHIFVKLGIWGFNEKYILGYKIFNLPIEEYLFFICIPFACIFTHFVIWERFKKDIQSDLYLLPLGLILLISLVFSIQSGIYTKVIGIFTLASTFITFILFRSDFAKFMRKFIISYFIILVPFVIVNGTLTGSYTPEPIVWYNDGQILGYRFLRIPVEDFLYTFSLIILNIGVTYLLLKANKNLKAQFHI
- a CDS encoding sterol desaturase family protein, whose protein sequence is MTQTFITSLVTLILMEPIVWMIHKYVMHGFLWILHKDHHQKYPKKGLEKNDLFVLFFALVSIAFIYSGVIGKNQITLGIGIGMTAYGVLYFLMHDVLSHQRIKLFKKVKNPYFLAVVRAHKQHHKNLEKDNAECFGFVYLFPIKYYKSAFKDRKNKI
- a CDS encoding phytoene/squalene synthase family protein, which gives rise to MNYREIYDRFCNNCSKTITNLYSTSFSIGIYLLNKKIRQDIYAIYGFVRLADEIVDTFHDKDKVKLLNEFKKQTYQAISDGFSLNPILHSFQATVNKYKINQDLIEAFFKSMEMDIYMNEYNDKELKQYIYGSAEVVGLMCLAVFTNGHKKLYEELKDYAIKLGSAFQKVNFLRDLRYDNIVLNRRYFNGLDLKNISQSQMQMIIDDIKNELDFSLKGIKRLPSSAKLGVFVAYLYYKSLLNKIKKTPIEVFKTKRIRISNLKKLAIALMAIVKNKIFKM